One part of the Lotus japonicus ecotype B-129 chromosome 2, LjGifu_v1.2 genome encodes these proteins:
- the LOC130740660 gene encoding protein FMP32, mitochondrial-like translates to MAAVAACRRVGLLGSNSVIASTGFRGGGGGGFGVSKSSFPSISGCRNFSELVKSNGKRLFLVDTLALVRRLEGQGVPSKQAEAITAAITEVLNDSLENVSQSLVSKGEMQRTEMLQEANLSKFKAEVQSSQGHHFSLLQHETEKLRNDIEKMRSELRYEIDKVTAGQRLDLNLERGRIREELANQNAETNNLTNKLDREIHALRAHLEAAKYDVIKYCIGTLVSISAVGLAVLRILM, encoded by the exons ATGGCCGCGGTTGCGGCTTGCAGGAGGGTGGGGCTATTGGGATCCAATTCGGTGATTGCCTCAACTGGAtttcgaggaggaggaggaggaggcttTGGGGTTTCGAAATCATCGTTTCCTTCAATTTCTGGCTGTAGAAATTTCTCTGAACTGGTGAAATCAAATGGAAAACGCTTGTTTCTAGTTGACACATTAGCACTT GTTAGGAGACTTGAGGGGCAAGGAGTGCCTTCAAAGCAAGCCGAGGCAATAACGGCTGCGATAACTGAAGTGTTGAATGACAGCCTCGAGAATGTATCGCAGTCGTTGGTGTCCAAAGGAGAAATGCAAAGG ACTGAGATGCTACAAGAAGCCAACCTGTCCAAATTCAAAGCTGAAGTGCAGAGCTCACAG GGACACCATTTCTCTCTGCTTCAACATGAGACAGAGAAGCTTAGGAATGATATTGAGAAGATGCGCAGTGAATTGAG GTATGAGATAGATAAAGTCACTGCTGGCCAGCGGTTGGATTTGAACCTTGAAAGGGG GAGGATTAGGGAGGAACTGGCCAATCAGAATGCTGAAACTAACAACCTGACTAACAAACTTGACAGA GAGATCCATGCTCTGAGAGCACATCTGGAAGCAGCCAAATATGATGTGATAAAATACTGCATAGGAACCCTTGTTTCAATATCTGCTGTTGGCCTTGCTGTTCTTCGCATCTTGATGTGA
- the LOC130740659 gene encoding uncharacterized protein LOC130740659 — protein sequence MMAATSYLTPTQRYAAGALFSLSLHQAHLHQTHPLGLSTHDEFPSPSTSSSTPFSVSEDPNLWVHRTSGLLRPVFMFLEIEPGAWSGLEETAGSTSASRHVGPYLRLLSEEFDIDEDGDCQRADQELALSEAVDAMVLSLEKNAQASRAKREKFREYENQCREKVSTADVQSDSEEVDIHLEIQKETDSPLTPFFECEDVHEGSVNHDIDESPIEEVMKLSYQRKVAVLYQLLSACLSDLGEKNVKYNRRIKGYDARHRVALRLLATWLDIKWEKMEAIETILASSAMAFIKEQESNKDETESKESKWAKWKRGGIIGAAALTGGTLMAITGGLAAPAIAAGLGALAPTLGTLIPVIGASGFAAAASAAGTVAGSVAVAASFGAAGAGLTGTKMARRTGGVDEFEFKAIGENHNQGRLGVEILVSGFVFEEEDFIRPWEGQNDNLERYALQWESKHLIAVSSAIQDWLTSRIATELMKQGAMMTVLHALVTAFAWPAALLTVTEFIDSSWTMAIDRSDKAGKLLAEVLLGGLQGNRPVTLVGYSLGARVIFKCLEFLAETECHAELVERVVLLGAPIAIKDENWKAARKMVAGRFVNAYSRNDWMLGVAFRASLLTQGLAGIQPIDIPGIQNVDVTGHIEGHSSYLWATQKILDELEMDTYYPVYNSILVIQ from the exons ATGATGGCGGCGACGTCGTATCTGACGCCGACGCAGCGCTACGCTGCCGGAGCATTGTTCAGCCTGTCTCTGCACCAAGCCCACCTTCACCAAACCCACCCGCTTGGCCTTTCAACCCACGATGAATTCCCTTCTCCCTCCACATCTTCTTCTACTCCCTTTTCCGTTTCCGAGGATCCCAACCTCTGGGTCCACCGCACTTCCGGTTTGCTCCGCCCTGTTTTCAT GTTTCTGGAAATTGAACCTGGAGCATGGTCTGGACTTGAGGAAACTGCTGGCTCTACTTCAGCTTCCCGTCACGTTGGACCG TACTTGAGACTATTATCAGAAGAATTTGATattgatgaagatggtgatTGTCAAAGGGCAGATCAAGAACTTGCTTTGTCAGAAGCTGTTGATGCTATGGTGCTTAGCCTGGAAAAAAATGCACAGGCTTCCAGGGCGAAACGAGAGAAGTTTCGCGAATATGAGAATCAATGTCGTGAAAAGGTTTCGACTGCTGATGTTCAATCAGACTCTGAGGAGGTAGACATTCATTTGGAAATTCAGAAGGAGACCGATAGCCCTTTGACTCCTTTCTTTGAATGTGAAGACGTACACGAGGGATCTGTTAATCATGACATTGATGAGAGTCCAATTGAGGAGGTGATGAAGCTCAGCTATCAGAGGAAAGTGGCAGTTCTATATCAACTTCTTTCTGCTTGTCTTTCGGACTTAGGTGAAAAAAACGTTAAATATAATCGGAGAATAAAAGGCTATGATGCTCGACATCGTGTGGCTCTACGGTTGCTGGCAACTTGGCTTGATATCAAGTGGGAAAAAATG GAGGCCATTGAGACTATACTAGCTAGTTCTGCAATGGCTTTCATTAAAGAGCAAGAATCAAATAAAGATGAAACTGAATCAAAAGAAAGCAAGTGGGCTAAATGGAAGCGAGGTGGCATTATTGGTGCTGCAGCGTTAACTGGGGGAACCTTGATGGCTATTACCGGTG GATTAGCTGCCCCAGCAATTGCTGCAGGACTTGGTGCTTTGGCTCCAACGTTGGGTACTTTGATCCCTGTAATTGGAGCAAGTGGATTTGCAGCAGCTGCTAGTGCTGCAGGAACTGTTGCTGGttctgttgctgttgctgcctCCTTTGgag CTGCTGGAGCTGGACTTACTGGAACCAAAATGGCTAGGAGAACTGGGGGTGTTGACGAATTTGAGTTCAAAGCTATAGGTGAAAACCATAACCAAGGC AGGCTTGGGGTTGAGATTTTGGTGTCTGGCTTTGTCTTTGAGGAGGAGGATTTTATAAGGCCATGGGAAGGACAGAATGACAACTTGGAGAG GTATGCACTGCAGTGGGAGTCCAAGCATCTCATTGCCGTGAGCTCTGCAATTCAAGATTGGCTTACTTCAA GAATTGCCACAGAGCTGATGAAGCAAGGCGCAATGATGACTGTCTTGCATGCACTTGTAACTGCATTTGCTTGGCCGGCTGCCTTACTTACAGTCACTGAATTCATAGACAGCTCATGGACAATGGCTATTGACAG gtCAGACAAGGCAGGAAAGTTGCTTGCTGAAGTTTTATTGGGAGGACTGCAGGGAAATAG ACCCGTGACACTTGTAGGTTACTCACTTGGAGCAAGAGTTATTTTCAAGTGTCTTGAGTTTTTGGCTGAAACAGAATGCCACG CTGAACTGGTAGAAAGAGTTGTTCTGCTTGGAGCACCCATTGCAATCAAGGATGAGAATTGGAAGGCTGCTAGAAAG ATGGTAGCAGGAAGATTTGTGAATGCATATTCAAGGAATGATTGGATGCTTGGAGTTGCTTTCCGTGCCAG TCTACTTACTCAAGGATTAGCTGGAATCCAGCCAATTGATATTCCTGGGATCCAAAAT GTTGATGTAACAGGTCACATTGAAGGCCACTCCTCTTATTTGTGGGCTACACAAAAGATCTTAGATGAACTTGAAATGGATACATATTATCCCGTTTATAACAGTATTCTTGTCATACAGTAA
- the LOC130740661 gene encoding cytochrome P450 84A1: MDSLPTWQTIANLRHEQLPMAFLFMVPMLLLLGLASRIRKRPPYPPGPKGLPIIGNMLMMDQLTHRGLATLAKQYGGIFHLRMGFIHMVAVSDPDAARQVLQVHDNIFSNRPATIAISYLTYDRADMAFAHYGPFWRQMRKLCVMKLFSRKRAESWQSVRDEVDAAVRDVDQNTGTPVNIGEVVFNLTKNIIYRAAFGSSSKEGQDEFIGILQEFSKLFGAFNIADFIPYIGAIDPQGLNARLVKARAALDSFIGKIIDEHVQKKRGGGGGVDGDGETDMVDELLAFYTEEEVAGSKGSSNESEDLQNSIKLTKDNIKAIIMDVMFGGTETVASAIEWAMSELMKTPEELKRVQQELADVVGLDRVVEESDFEKLTHLKCALKETLRLHPPIPLLLHETAEDVTIGGYFIPKKARVMINVWAIGRDKNCWEEPNSFKPSRFLKPGVPNFKGSNFEFIPFGSGRRSCPGMQLGLYALDLAVAHLLHCFTWELPDGMKPSEMDMSDVFGLTAPRASRLVAIPTKRVVCPLS; the protein is encoded by the exons ATGGATTCGCTTCCAACATGGCAAACCATAGCCAACCTCAGACATGAACAACTCCCTATGGCTTTCTTGTTCATGGTCCCAATGTTACTACTGTTGGGTTTAGCCTCTAGAATTCGCAAAAGACCACCATACCCGCCAGGCCCAAAAGGCTTACCCATCATAGGCAACATGCTCATGATGGACCAGTTAACCCACCGAGGCTTAGCCACCCTTGCAAAACAATACGGCGGCATCTTCCACCTCCGCATGGGGTTCATCCACATGGTGGCGGTTTCCGACCCCGACGCAGCCCGCCAGGTCCTCCAAGTCCACGACAACATCTTCTCCAACCGGCCAGCCACCATAGCCATTAGCTACCTCACCTACGACCGCGCCGACATGGCGTTCGCCCACTACGGCCCCTTCTGGCGCCAGATGCGCAAACTCTGcgtgatgaagctcttcagccGCAAACGCGCAGAGTCTTGGCAGTCCGTCCGGGATGAGGTCGACGCCGCAGTACGCGACGTCGACCAAAACACCGGCACCCCGGTAAACATTGGTGAGGTAGTGTTCAACCTCACCAAGAACATCATCTACCGTGCCGCCTTCGGGTCGAGCTCGAAGGAGGGGCAAGATGAGTTCATTGGGATATTGCAAGAATTCTCCAAGCTTTTTGGAGCTTTCAACATAGCAGATTTCATTCCTTATATTGGCGCCATCGATCCTCAGGGGCTGAACGCAAGGCTCGTGAAGGCACGTGCAGCGTTGGATAGCTTCATCGGGAAGATTATTGACGAGCACGTGCAGAAGAagaggggtggtggtggtggcgtggATGGTGATGGAGAAACGGACATGGTGGATGAGTTGCTGGCTTTCTACACGGAGGAGGAGGTGGCGGGTAGTAAAGGGAGTAGTAATGAGTCGGAGGATTTGCAGAACTCAATCAAGCTCACCAAGGATAACATCAAAGCAATCATTATG GATGTGATGTTTGGAGGTACAGAGACAGTAGCTTCAGCAATCGAGTGGGCCATGTCGGAGCTAATGAAAACTCCAGAAGAACTCAAGAGGGTTCAACAAGAGCTCGCTGACGTGGTGGGCTTGGACCGCGTGGTCGAGGAGTCCGATTTTGAAAAACTCACTCATTTGAAGTGTGCATTGAAAGAGACCTTGCGCCTCCACCCACCGATCCCGCTCCTCCTCCACGAGACGGCGGAGGATGTGACGATCGGCGGCTACTTCATCCCAAAGAAGGCACGCGTGATGATCAACGTGTGGGCCATCGGGAGAGACAAGAATTGTTGGGAGGAACCTAACAGTTTCAAACCCTCCCGGTTCTTGAAACCTGGCGTGCCAAATTTCAAAGGGAGCAACTTCGAGTTTATTCCATTCGGATCGGGTCGCAGGTCCTGCCCCGGGATGCAACTGGGTCTGTACGCGCTTGACTTGGCGGTGGCTCACCTCCTTCATTGTTTCACGTGGGAACTGCCGGACGGGATGAAACCCAGTGAGATGGACATGAGCGATGTGTTTGGACTCACCGCTCCAAGGGCGAGTCGACTCGTTGCCATACCCACCAAGCGTGTTGTCTGTCCACTGTcttag